The Piliocolobus tephrosceles isolate RC106 unplaced genomic scaffold, ASM277652v3 unscaffolded_19336, whole genome shotgun sequence genome segment AGTATATGCACGGGAAAACTTTCTGAAATcaaaaatattctgaattctgGTAACATACTGGGCCACAGGTCTTTCGGATTTAACTCTGCCTAGGCCGTTTTATTCagttaaggaaactgagtcactCCCCCCAAAGCCAGATTCCCGCGGTTCTAAGCTGAAGCTGTCTCGGGTGTATTTGCATTCCAAAAAGGCGAAGGGTCCCTCTATTACTACTCCTGGTACCTGGAGCTGCCACGCACCCTGGCGATGGGGCGCCTCGGGGGCTGTGCGCCAGGCTGGGAGTATCCTTGGCGGGCGGGGCGAGGGGGCTTCCGGGGCGGCAGCCACCTGGCCCGGCTCCGGCCCCGCCCGCGTCATCTCTGCGCGGTGATTCACTCCCTCCTTCGCCCCGGGGCCCCCTTCCCGGCCAGACGGCGGGCAAGACAGCTGGGTGTGCAGCGTCCTCGAAACCACGAGCAAGCGAGCAGATCCTCCGAGGCACCACGGACTCCAGCCCATGCCATGGCGGATTCTGAGCGCCTCTCGGCCCCTGGCTGCTGGGCCGCCTGCACCAACTTCTCGCGCACCCGAAAGGGAATCCTCCTGTTTGCTGAGATTGTGAGCGACCTGGGGCAGGCGCGTGGGCAAAAGCGGGATGGGGTGGCTGGACCACGCGGAACTGGATGGTCCGGGTGAGGCAGGCACTTGGCCGGGACGCTCGGCAGTGGGGTGCAGGTGGTGGGTTCACGGTGAAGGCCCGAAATCCGGGGCGCAGGGCGAGTCGGTGGGGTTTGACGAAGGTTGTTGAGATCTGGTAGCCCCCGGGGTGAGGCAAGGAGCCTATAACGCATACGGAGGGCTACGTGGGGGGAGCTGCGTTAACTCATCAGTGGACTCATCGAAGGGGTCCCAGGGTGCTGGGAAGTCGGGGCCTCCTGCGGCAGGGCGTGGCGCGGCCTGGACACAGGAGGGCGGGCTGGCAGCGCGCCCAGGGGCAGGGCCTGTTGGGGTGGGGCCCCCCCCTCGCGCTAGTCCCGCGGTGTAGAGCGCCCCGCCCTTCGCCATTTCTTCCTTGCCCTTCTGAGGCCGGGCGGGATGTCCTTAGCTTTTCGGGGTTTCCACCCTTCTCAAAGTGGGCGCCGCCTTTGAGTCACTTGTAAAAGGGGTGCGGCGCCTTTAACGGAGTCCTGCCTCTCTGGTGTCACTCTCACCGCTTCCCAAAGGGGTTGCTGGGGGAACCGCGTGTTCAGCCCGGGTCAAGGCCACAAAGCCGGCGTCAGCGGGGCTCACAAAACACCTGGCAGCGCCACTCCCCTCAGGCTGCCCATATCCTAGAAGGGAaaaggggaggaaactgaggcacccaACTCTACTTTTTACTTGCTGGGTGACCCTGGCCAAGCCATTaaacctctctgtacctcagttttctcatctataaattagAGAGAGTAGTAATAGTACCCAGAACATTAGATTGTCCTAATGATTGAATTTGGAACACAGTGAGCACATAAAAAGTGTTTAGCTATTATTGCGTGTCATTTCCCCAGCGCTCATAGTCATTCAATTATGGGACTCCTAATTTAAACCAATCTCCTCAGCCCTGGTTGCTGATTGAGGTCCCCTTTCCCATGTCACCCTTCCAGATATTATGCCTGGTGATCCTGATCTGCTTCAGTGCCTCCACACCAGGCTACTCCTCCTTGTCGGTGATTGAGATGATCCTTGCTGCTATTTTCTTTGTTGTCTACATGTGTGACCTGCACACCAAGATACCATTCATCAACTGGCCTTGGAGTGTGAGAAGGGGTCCACAATGGCAAGGCCAGGGAGGGGTCTGGGCAGTTAGGATTGTCGGGGAACTGTGGATGCTGACTTCCCTCTTCTCCCTACACCTCACAGGATTTCTTCCGAACCCTCATAGCGGCAATCCTCTACCTGATCACCTCCATTGTTGTCCTTGTTGAGAGAGGAAACCACTCCAAAATCGTCGCAGGGGTAAAGGCCATGGGAGCAGCTCTGAAGCACAGAGTGAAGGGTTTGAGGAGCCAGGGGCCATTTCTGCCTTAGCTTCCGGCAGAAATCGTGTGACCCACAGCAAGTCACACTTGTCCTCAGGGCATGGAGGGAAGTTTGGCACAGGACTTGCTTTTGCCTCCCAAGGTCTTCATTTGCTGTGAAGGGCAGTCCCTTGTCAGACACAAGGACCTTGGTGAGAAGTACAAACAGGTGGCCCCTTTGTCAACGCACCGGACTACCATCTGCAAGAACTTTGTCCCAAATGTAGTAGGaattggggctgggcgcagtggctcatgcctgtattcccagcactttgggagtctgaggccgaggcaggcagatcacttgaggtcaggagttcaagaccagcctggccaacatgtcgaaaccccgtctctactaaaaatacaaaaattagctgggtgtggtggcgggtgcctgtagtcccagctactcaggaggctgaggcaggagaatcacttgaacccaggagacaaagcttgcagcgagtcaagatcgtgtcactgtactccagcctgggtgacagatgggtgacagagtgagactgtgtcttaaaaaaaaaaaagtataaattgaaTTGTGCCCCTACGTGTAGGGCCACAGTGTGGCCTCCCTGTGTTGAGAGGTataggaggagggagagtgggGTAGGATGCATTCTCTTGGCCTTTCCCTGGGGTTCTTTGGCTTCCCAACCTGGGGCTTGAGTCCCGTCCTGCATGGGGCAGGTGCTGGAGGTGGTAGATACAAGAAGATAAGAGACTGAGTAACCTGACTACCTAATCTAACCCTCCTCACTCCTATCCTGTCCCCCAGGTACTGGGCCTAATCGCTACGTGCCTCTTTGGCTATGATGCCTATGTCACCTTCCCCTTTCGGCAGCCAAGACATACAGCAGCCCCCACTggtaagggtgtgtgtgtattggtTGGGGGTAAGGGGGTTGCTGAGAGGgcagaggagaaaaggaaagggatcTCTTAAAGGCATGAATGCCAACTCTGGTCCCGTATTGGTACTTATGGCTTTTGTACCAATAGGTACCATAAGCTTCAGTATTCTTGTGTGTAAAATGTTCATGGACTttggatcttgtttttaaaaaatgggcatatAGATTCAGCCaatgctttctctcttttcctcaccTGCAGACCCCGCAGATGGCCCGGTGTAGGCGAgctcccttcatttctttctgcaaTCTGCAAATAACTCCTCCATTGAAATaactcctccccaccccaacaaCAATATTCCCAGCCAACCAACTCCCACTCCCTCATAGAGGTAAAAGTGCCTTTATTGGGAGACTTTTGTCTTCCAGCCTGCCAATCAACCCTCCTGGGTGTGGCCACCATACGCCTGTGCCTAGGTCCTCCTTCTGCAGGATCCAATAGGAGACACCAGTTCTGCCTGAACCATGCCCCCACCTAATTCACAAAATGAGGGAAGGGGGGAGTTAGATTTCAGAGTCCAGTCCCCAGGTTGGGACTCATCCAGATAATCTCCTCGGTGTGGGCGGTGGTTCTGTAGAGggataaatgaataataaacattgttaaaatatatgataatGAATAAAGTAATCCTTTCATCAAATGTGGATAAATTTCAAGCATCAGGAGGGGGAAATGGAGTGGAAACAGCTGTGGCAAGGAGGCAAAGAAGCCAGGCCTGTTTTACAACAAATATTAAATTACTTCAATAATACAAACGAAAgtcctggtgcggtggctcatgcctgtaatcccagtcctttgggaggcagcgggaggattgcttgagcccaggagttctagactagcctgggcagcatggcgaaatcccatctctaccaaaaaattaaaaaattagttgggcacgctGACAGGAGccaggagtcccagctacttgggaggctgaggtgggaggatcacttaagcccaaaacttttgaggctgcagtgagccgtgatcataccactgcactccagcctgggcagtagagcagATCATGtctctaaaacagaaacaaaagtagaaacaaacagacaaaggagggaggaagaggatttATGACTTGGGTTGTGGGGGCGGGGCATGGGGGTGAGGGGCATGGGCCTCATCGTCTACTCTGACTGGAGAATGGAGCCCCCTCCAGGAAGGCCTGCCTTCAAG includes the following:
- the PLP2 gene encoding proteolipid protein 2 — protein: MADSERLSAPGCWAACTNFSRTRKGILLFAEIILCLVILICFSASTPGYSSLSVIEMILAAIFFVVYMCDLHTKIPFINWPWSDFFRTLIAAILYLITSIVVLVERGNHSKIVAGVLGLIATCLFGYDAYVTFPFRQPRHTAAPTDPADGPV